GGAGAGACAATGGAATGTACCCCTCCTTCATCAGTATTTCACTCCTTTGGATGTGGAAAGAATTTTAACCATTCCTTTGAGTTTTTTCGGCAGCCGTGACTTTCTTATTTGGCATCATACTAGTAATGGCTTCTATACGGTAAACTCGGGTTATCATCTTGCTGCTAGTCTTGATGCAAGTGATCAAGGTTCAAGCAATAGTGTGAACTCATCTTGGTGGAAATTCTTTTGGTCTTTCCAACTCCCACCAAAAGTTAAAATCTTTGCTTGGAGGGTTGTTCATGATGCGCTCCCTGTTGCCACTTCGCTGGTCAAAAGAAAAGTTATTACTGACTCGACATGCTCAGTCTGTAAACAAGCATGGGAATCAGTTGGACATGTTCTTTTTCATTGCCGTTATGCTAAAGCTGTGTGGCGAAACTCTGGTTTGACTTTTGATTGGCAACATGCTGCTGCTATGTATAAGGGTGACTACCTTTTTCATCTTTCAACATTATATTCTATGGCTGAAATGGAGCAACTGTTTTGTACCCTTTGGACTATATGGAACGAACGGAATCGTGTCGTTCATGGACAACAAGCAAGGCCTGCTAAAGAGTTAGCTTCCTTTGCTGTCATCTACCTCACCAACTACAGAAGTGCTCAGCTACGGCATGGAATATCAACACCTTCTGCCTCTTCCTTTCTGCACCAGTCGTACGTAACCCGGTTCCCGCCGTCGTCGCTCAAAGCTCGACACCACAGCCTCCATTGCAAGCAGTCCCTGCTGCTCAACTGTGGCGACCACTTGATCATAGTCACTTCAAAATGAATGTCGATGCTGCAGTCGACTCTACCGAAGGTATAATCGGTGTTGGTGCTGTAATTTGGGATTCTAATGGTAATGTTGTGGCTGCTCTTTCAAAGAAACTTGTGGGAAACTTCAGCTCACATGAAATGGAAGCCTCTGCTCTTTTTCATAGTTTCAATTGGGCAATTCAACATCAACTTCCATTGACTCATGTTGAATCCGATGCACTGATGGTGGTGAATGCTTTACGAGCTCCCTTCAATTCAATCTCATCTTTTCATGATTTGATTGTAGATATCTCTTGTCTCTTATCCTTTCTCCCTAATGTAACTATCTCACATGTCAAACGTTCGGCCAATATGGCTGCTCATGGTTTGGCAAAGTTTGTTTAGGGGTGGATGAGGCTTGTTCTTGGTTTGAGGAAATCCCTCCTCCAATTTGCTCTGTTATTGTAAATGAATGCTATTTCTAATTTATAATAACAGGTcttttactcaaaaaaaaaaaaaaaaacaaaaaacaaaaataaagtagcTAAAAaagcatgtttatttttaaaatacccgtgtgataaatgtgtgacaattatatAGTTTCCATATGAACAATATGTACAGTCTAAAGATTAACAAATTATTTGACAGGACTcattgtcaatatttgattgctacaacaagagtaccgcttacagttaatattactatatccaaagacttgatattaatgtgtGTTTGATATCTTGAGATGAGATTTGCCATTATTTAAACTTATTGTGTTATATGATTTCCTTCGTGAACTTTGTTTATTTCGTTCTCTTTTaaattcatatacatatatatgacaAATTTTAaggaaatattaaaaataaacatcCTTCTTAagctatattatttaaataaaggaTAAGGATaaagataaaatattataaaaaaaaaaaactaatcaaaTAGAAACTaatcaaatattattttaaaaaatatatatcatacaattaaaatatataaaaataaaaattaaatatatgtagtatgttaataaaattatatatatatacattaaatatttgtattatactaacaaaattatataccactattatacatagcaaaataaaaaataaatatcatctaagaataataatatactatacaacaaaataataatatactctacaataaaatttatataccaaCAACTCACAACAAcctataaaaaattttaaaaaaaaaattgacaaaactttcaaataaaaaatattttaataaaactaatataaaaatattataatctttaagtaatttgcttctaattattttaaaaaaatatatgaaaaaaattattaattttttaatatggcAAACgacaatataaatattaaataatctaAAAAGGCTATTTTactacaaattttaaaataaagagATTTACTCATATAGTCTTGTAATTTTgagttaaatgaaaaataataaaatatagtattttaaattaataaaaacgaAAATCTGGTATAACAAATGCCATCAAATGTTTAAAGAAGTAACAAAGCCCATAAAAAGTGGGCAAATATATAGCTGTCATATTTATcaaaataagtttaaaaatgcaATTTCCACTTTTCTGTTtgtatatattcatattcatattaATATAGACTGAATTTCCTAAAATATCCACAGGTCGTATTATAACATAAaactataatatatgtattttttctttttatgtataaatattttaccatATACAAGTTTGttcatgaaaagaaaaaaaaaattacagacgTTAGTGGGTCATATCTATGTcgacaattaataaaataataaataaagtcAAAAACTTTTCCAACCACATGTGTGATGTTTCAGGGTTTTTTTTGTTTGGAtcattaaaaacaaataacattaataaaaagGAAAGTTACAATGACCACTTGAGGTGGCAGGTGGGTGTTTGTGTTTTAGAGGTCGTAGATTCGAATCCCAAATAAGATatgattgtaatatataaacggttaaataaaaaaaaagaaagttacAGTGATATTGAAGTAAACTATAGTATTATTAATCATTTATAGGAGAGAATATGTCCGAAACATGTTTAATGCAACACAAAAATGCTTCACCTTTATGgggaaaaaaatcaaatttgtaATTAAATCTTGTCGTACGTACGGTAAGTGTTTTACTTATGATAAAATAAGATGAATAGTACTAGTAGTTATTAATTACTATATTTGGAATATATTCATCTTTATTTGCTATTGATTTTTTCTTGTTTCATCGTAATTTTTATATGATCACATACTCAGACAGCTgtcttcaaatttattaattagatatcTTTCATGCAACTTTAATAAGTTTGTACTTCAATAGAATTATTTTGCTATAATGTTTTAGTGTTATCTTTCTATTATGAGATTTTGGTTGTTGGAGTCAAATCAATGAATTCCTCTCTATGATTATATATCTATATTCAAATTAACTTAACAAGCTTATTCTTTAATATTAATTCAGTAATGTttaatcaataattaataactGTACGTAATCatcatattataatttatattatattatatatttaagtattttgtatgagGCATGCTCCACTTTAAACTTGCTATTATTATATCATGTTTTGTTTGAACATTTTAGTTACAAAATTTGTTTTGTACATTGTTTTATAAAAGTATTGTTATTGGGTACTAGTAGTGTACAACATTTTTCATAAGTGTCACTCTATAAATTGTtagcgatattttttaaaatttattttcttaaattatatgagattcACTATTTAATTATACCAATAGAAGTATGACACTAAAAATGGTGCTAgacactaataatattttttaacaattctcttgcttttaattataaattagttaatgttaattaattataaagaaaaaaaaagggtaatataactaaaatgaatatttattattaaataaacattaaaaaaaaaccaaactaaaatgaaaaatcttaaTTGTACTCAATTTGAGGAGATTCATTTTCATTAAAGTGTGATTAATTACAGAGGCAATTATCCTGATCTCCTCTTGGATTCTCCAATGGGTGCACCAAATAGATAGACTGTCTGCTTCTTTACAACGTGATTGGATTCCTCCAATTGCTCGCCTCCACGTTTGCGGTCATAGGTTTGAATGACACGTGTGCTCACCCCTTGGACCAACCAAGGATTAATATGCTTCCTTAAATTTACAGCATCAACATCCCACCTCACCTATCATTACATAATCAATTTATCATAGTAAGTAAAAGAACAATGGGTAATTTTACATTAGACAGTACGGCTGTCTTTTAGCATTTTTGTAACCAGAGGTGTTATTTATTACTTATACCAATATGATACATTATACATAGTAAGAGTAGTAGTCCCAGACATTATAGATGTCCTTAGAGCTTTTGTTACAATAGAACATTTTTACAGCTCCCTTTATATTTTCAACATTTActaattttactttattttttcttttagttatttaagacactgttaataaatattaaaatagttttaaatACTTAAATGTAGATTTCAGACCCACAAACTTAACACATTAGATAAGTcacttttaattaataataaagatgtTAATCAAAATATTTAGTTGTTATATAAGTGTGACTGGAGTGGGTATCATTTAATTCAATATTCAACATGAACTCATCCAATTTAATCTAACCAATTACAATTAAATTGgattgaatgttaaaagttagaTTCTAATTAGATTGCAtcagttatttaattaaaaaccaatccaatccaattacatttatatatgttaaaaaattatttatataataaaaatatagaaaagtataatatatatgttaattatatttttattagattttttgtgTGTTTTGAATTTATAATACTTGGttgttttgtatatttattttcatgatgttttattttattttattacttagaaatgttgttcttttaattatttaaaacttttgcCTACACTACACTTGTAACGATGATAAGTTTATGAagtataaacttaaataaaatgtcTTACTTAGtttttacgtatttttctttatatttttaaattaatattaaaatttatgtgtgtaattgaattagattagataaaattttgaggtctaattagattagatcgaatgatgatttttcaattGGATCCCGTATTTGTAACAAGTTTAGGTGTGATTTGTGTGTACACCTATTAATATTCTAATCTAAAATAACACATGTATAGGTTTGAATCTTTCGATTTTAGTACAGTAAAAACCTATATTTAATTGGTCCAAAAGTTGCATGATGTATTAAATGTCTAATATTAATTATGGTGCTTAATTCTATATAACAATTCTTAAATTCCTATCCTAGAACTTTCCAAAAAGAGAGACATCGATCAATTAATAAGCATCATAGTATTTAATTGCAAGTATTATAAGATCGATCGAGATGAATATACAAACCTTAAGACGGCGCCATAAAGAACCAGGCCAGTGATTCGGGTCAACATCTTCAACAGACTCAATAGAACCCTTGTACCAGCCCACTGGTTCCACTCCAGTCGAATTTAAAGTCtcgaaagccatcttgatcctTGTCCCAGCCCCAAACTCATTCATCATCTTCCTCTTCGTTGTATTAACCACCGAATCCACAACACAAAACTCTGTTGTGCTACTACTCGGGTAATACCTAACTTCAAAACCTCTCCCAATGGCAGCAAGTCTTGCAGCTTCTAGAACACTTTCAGCCCTAATTCTTCCTTGCCACCTTGCCCTCCTAACACGCCTTATTCCAACATAGACATCTCCATTGTCATCCCTCCCGAACACGATCGTGTCTCCAGAAACCACTTGCTTGGCTGTAACAAATTTACTCCATCCAGTTGTCAACAAGTGCCGCAGAGGATTCCCCCTATAAACATGCCTGAATTTCCAAATATTGCCTCTGTAATCCCTCGCCAGAATATCCTGAGACGGAAGATTTTCAATACCAGGTttagtaattttgtaatttaatgGTGGGAATATTGTCTCCGCTAGTTTTTTCGGTACAGAGAAACCCCCGCCATTGTTCGCGTCCGATTGAGTAAGGACTTTGGTAAGAAATTGGGATCTCCCAAATAAATTCAAACTCTCGCTCAAAGCGTAGTCTTTATCATCATCAgtagaattattattattaatcacTATTGGGTTGAGATGAATCTTGGTGTAAACCTCTTCAGTTCTTGAATCCATCTTTAACTCCACGGACGTGACTCGGCATTGAATCCTCCATGGAATTCTACTCGCCGTGGCTATGGCGTCATCGGCGTTTTCCATTCCGGCGTGTTCGAAGTGACCTTGAGGGAAGTAAGATACAGTAGAGTTGACCGGAGGAACATGAACTAGTCTTCCGGCACAGGCATGCCAAAGAGAGGAATCTATGATCATGTCGTTCCCGATTATCTGAACTCTTTCTTCGTTCATCTTTGACTTTGCCGAAAGCACATAATAATCAAGTGTTAGAGAGTGTTTATGTTCTTTTCCTTTGACCTAGATGTctatttatactttttttttgtctacttttaAAACAAATAGATATGTAGTTTActaatatttttaaagattattcAGTAATTTATAcggtattatttaatttttatttttaaaaaaatgaaaatatcttTGTACTCcaaattattttaagtaattgTACATGTTCAAAAgagtataattttatttaaattattggtaAATATCATCACAGTAAGTATATGTTTGTATACTTAATTTGCGGAGAAAAAGTTTGTATGTTTGTGTTTAGTTCTAATTTAAGTAATTCACATTTTGttataaacatgattatatttacacacaaaaatttatataattttattgttattaaaatctcttacattttttttttttaaccaaaatCTCTTATATTTATACTCGCATATAACAAAAATATCCTTAGAATATACAATTTTTCGTCATCGTCCTACTCAAACTCTTGCACCCTGGTACAAGTGctttatatatatagggcaAAGATAGTGTAGTGTATATACAATTAATCTGGGTGGTTGAAATATTTTTGCATGGGATCGCCAGTGACAGATCTTTTTAGTTATAGAAAAAACCATTCTCAATACTGTTGGAgcagaaaaattcaaaaaaacacTACTTAGGAAAAGGTCGTATATACCAGAAGATAAAAATCACATTCATAAATCATAAATTACactttccaaatataaattaaaaaactaaagtaaatatttaaaaatggtaTAGCTGTAATTTTCCAATTTGTAAATATCACAAAAACCgtaattgttttttattttatttttctattcttTCTAAATTTACTTATTAGAACTAATGAGTTTATTTATtggaaaaatatttaaaatagtaGAAGTCccttgatattttaaatatctgTGTAATAATTAAActcaataattttaataattaagtttcgaaaataaaattaaaatacacaattattttaattattgtacagatattttaaagattttttttgatctaaacataattattaaaattaatgaatttaataattacacatatttaaaaatacaaagGGACTCCTAGTATTTTAAATCTTTATTTAAGGGTAGGGTGATTAtacttacatttttattgtaactatgatggttacatttttgttgacatgtaatagcaggttagtaacatgtaaatatttttttttaaaaaataaattaactataattaactattcttaaaatatttaatttttaatttaaatatttaataagactagcaattaatattaataattttattttatgtttaagtctctattataattttttaaacaattaagcaatttaattataatatttacaataaaattttattattttataaaatttaaactttaatcccttctaaaatatatttttgaataattaatcaCACTAAGTGTGATCATAATAGTGAGAAATACTAAAATATGAGAATTCATGATTTATACATCATATCTAAGTAACTCCCATATCATTTGTGTATCTTTAAGTTACATGTTTTAAACACAAACTTGAAAACAAACCAACTACTTCATTTATGTATATtcgatttaaaaaatatttaataaatggtTTTAGGTTTCATATATACAAAGAAAATCGAAAAGAagttaaaaactcaaaatagtgGGGTTATTATGACTGCCAAGACTCAAATTTAGTTTTTCAAGTAGTAAGGATCCAAATCCTATTTTTGGAGATGTTACATTTTATGGGATATTAATAGATATTATAAAACTCGATCATTGTTCAGAATATCATGTTGTGCTATTTAAGTGTGACTGGATTTCAACAAGTGGCATTAAGAAAGAGGAAGATTGCACAAGAGTAAACTTATCAAAATTGATGCGTGAAGATGAACCATTTATATTAGCTTCTCAAGCTGAACAAGTAATGTATGTGGAAGACCTCAAACACAAAGAATGTCATGTAgctttaaaaataaatcttaGAGATTATTTTAATGAGCGTACCGTCATAAAACGAGAATGTGAAGTCTTATTTACAAAGTGAGGTTTGTGGGGCACCTTCTAATATTGAGaatgaaaatattagtttgGTTAGGAAAGATATGGCAGCTATAATTATTGATACATTAGTGTCATTAGATGCAAatgacatgaatatgaagaagcttatatattattattattattattattattattattattattattattattattattatatttttaatttatcttaatattttttatggagtTCAATTTTGTTTattgagaaaaaataattatggtCCAatgttaatatttatatttgtttagttatttttaatttataaaattaataactaagggtaaaatttaatttctattataaatattgttacatatttatataatataaataatttgaaaataaattataaataccacTAAAATTTTTCACTAGTAACACTTTTGAAATGTCACTAattaaaatgacattttaaatactaaatttaatattttgtgtCATTTTTACAAATGTCACTATTAATTTATTcttgtgatatttttaattgtgatatttttaatATGCTACTAAAATTACATATTCGTAAATTAGTGACACTTTTGATAAAATGTTACTAAAATATATCAATagttacatttaaaaaaaagtcaCTAATTAAAGTGTCACTTATTCtttttttgatttaatatagttacattttttaacaaatgtcattaaaatattattattgtgacattttttaaaaaaaatgtcactAATTTAGGTTGTTGGTGTAGTGAATGTAATTAATACAACAAAATAATGTCtacacttgtttttttttttatttttattataggaACTAACCAATAAACATTGCATCTACATGGaatttactcaaaaaaaaatttattttccaatttttatgatttaaaaattaaaagtggtATTaataaaggctaattaggatttttatcccctgaactttgatatgtaccaaatcatgcacCTAAACTTTTTCTGATCGTTAAAAATCtttcccctgaactattaagattgttggatGTAAgtacttttgtccaattttagtaaggaAAGTCTAACATTGATGAAAGTTCAGATGACATAATTTGACACATGTCAAAATTTGAGGGgcgtgatttggtagatattaaaatttggggagcatgatttagtacataaacaatcactaaattagtaaaattgaatgaaattggacATCAGCCCTTAAATTCGATaggaatttttaacggttaGAAAAGTTCAgaagacatgatttggtacatgtcaaagtttaggagGTGAAAATCCAAATTAGCCATTAATAAAATAGGGTTATTGTGGCAAAAAGATATGTTTCACTATTTTTCACTGAATAGCTTAGAGTGACGGGTTTGAAGCAATTCACAGTAGCTACCGATATCGTTAATAGGCTTTTACTATAGCGATAGTAAATTTTCGTCATATGAATAGTTTTTTATGAGTTATCTAGATGTATACACGATGTATACATATACACCATATTCGAcacctatatatttatatatttgtcaGTACAATAATATATAAGGGGTATAAGATGTTGTTAAGTCACAAATTTACCTAGCTAAGAAAGATTCTAAAATGTTATTCCATCTCATAGAGTCTCGGCTCTATTAAAATTTACTTAGTTTTCAAATTTCTCGCTTCGCACCAGGGGTGAGATGTAAATTGATATCACATCAGGTGTTAATTTTTAAAGGAACTAAAATAGAatggaaaattgaaaaaaaaaatataaatgattacAAAGAAGGATTATCACATTAATATGTAGctatataataataaacaagTAATTCTCATATATGAGTTAAATTGAGAGCAAAATATCACATCATATGTAATCAAAAACAAaagcaaaaaaatattatatcaatcaCTGTAAAGTGTAAATTAACATTAAATCGTGTAATATTTGCATGCCTATCAATCCCTCTATTATCTCATTCATTGCTCCAACTCAATTGGATCATCCATAGATTGACGTGATTATGAAGATAATCTGCATCATATTCCATTTAACTAAAATAATCCACAAAACCCAAATATGATGATGAGAATGATAAACATATCCCTTGCAATAGACAGACTTGAAGTCAATCTCAATAACCATCTTCAACTTTGTTTCAGGCTCCATCATACCCCTTTTGATGGCATTATCAGCCCCTATAGACAGCAGAAGCATCAACAAAAAATTTAGTTGTGGTGTTACTAAGGTAGTATATAACATTAAAGCTTCCATAGCACATGCATTGCTAACTCTTTGTTGGATCATTTCACTCTTCACTCGCCTGACTCCAACCGAAAGAGGTTGCCATCTGTACCCTTGAAAAACATAATAGAGTCGCCTGTTAGAAAGTATAAATTTATGAATTAATATGTTTTGCACATGTCTTCAGGTGAGGAACTGCATAGTCTGAATATGTAGTAGAGTAATAGTTGTCGTAGTCTATAAGAATTGTCCTATTCTAATGGAGTTAGTGTACTAGTGGTTTATAGTGTGAAGTTTGTAGTTAGTGATTCTATTTTCTAACAATAATCGTTGGTTAATAACTCTATATAAACAGCAAGTGCTTGTACAAATGTGTGTGTAGTTCAGAAAGGAAGGCAAATCCCTCAAGGACTACATCAAATGTTTCCTAGAGACCGCCGCTAAGACCAAACGTCTTAGCGAGGATGCAAGGGTAATTGAACTTGCAGTCGAACATAAGGAGATGAGTCCTATGTGGTCTGATTTTTGTCTTAAGGCCATTTATACCATGAATAACTTCCTCGATAGAGCAGGTGGCTATATCAAGTTAGAAGAAGTCGTCACCCAAGCCAAGGGCTCAAAGGGTGGCAAGAAGAAGTCATGAGACTCCCAAACCCCTGCTACTGAAGCGCAGGACAATGGGAAGAAAGGAAGAACAAATGGAGGAAAGAGAGCCAACAACAGTAATAAGCCTGGAAACTCTCTTAGTGGAAAGAAGCTCAAAACCGAGGGCAGGTCCTTGTTAGAGTATGAGCCTCACTTTACCACCTATTCTATTCTCTTGGCACCAAGAGAGGAGATCTATACGACCACATAATCAACAGTGTTGTACTGCAAACCCCTTCCCTTCAAAGAGTTAGGGAAGAAGGACATGAACAAATTTTGTCACTGCCATAACAATTACAGTGATAACACTAATAAATATAAGTAGTTGCGGGACGAGATAGAGTTTCTCATTAGACAAAAACATGTTGCTATTCAGTGGTATGTATGATCTAAAGCTCTAGTTGGGGGCAATGGACCTCTCTAGCATGTGCTAGTTGTTGGCAGGCTAGAGATTATGATTGGAGGCCCTTGCCTAGCTAGAAATTCAAGGAAGGCCTTAAAATCATATGCAAGATCCTTGTGACATGAACCAAGATCTAAAGTACTGTAGGTTGCAGAAATTCCTCCAAAGTCTCAACGCTACGTGTGGGACCCTATCACATTTGGAGAATTAGACTCCTATATGTCAGCTACCCTCACAATGATCAGTTGGTTGTTGAGGTGCAAATAGCAAATATGATGTTGGCAAGGGTGATGGTCGACAACAGAGCATCCTCGAACATCATATTCTAGCAAGCCTTAATCATAATAGGTTTGACCTTAGAAGACCTGGAACCATGCGAATTATGTATGGTTTCATCGGAGCAGACATTGCTCCATGTGGCAAAATCAAACTGCCACCCACTGTCGGTACTGCATCGTGGCCAGGTTCATAGTGGTGGATGTGAAGTCATCGTGCAATGTGATGCTTAGAAGGCCAACCCTATATGACCTTCGAGCCATCTCGTTAATCTACCAATTTTCCCTCAAGTTCCCAATGGGTGTTGGTATTAATTGTCTCCTTGACTGTAACACCCTATTTTCTTAGGAACCACCCAAGCCTTAGACTCACATGTGCTCAGCCTTTGCATtttctttacctacacatgtaaATAAtatctgtgagtcaacagactcagtgagaaaagcatataacatataaaatattttcgcCTTGTATttaggcacccatacacctatttacaaggcttaacagatgtaCAACCTCTGTACCACATGGACTAGATATTCATCCTGTAATAATGTGGGTAGGGGAGACCATTAGACCAAGTGAAGTGATTTCCAATGCACGCCAAGTCAAACCCACTTGAGACGCTACAAAAGTCTTGCAAGTCTCTGCAATCTGTCAGATAACCACCATATTTATCATCTTGACCTCCAAAGACAATTATTTTTCCAAAATCAACCCTATCACTCCTATCAGCTAGACCATACACAAAGAACCTAGACTAATGCAAACTATTTAGAGTATTATGAACCATCACACAAACAAATAAGACGAGATTACCTGTATATTCACACCCACCTTCAAAGAAAGATAGATGCCACCTGTAAAGCCAACAACTCTAACCACTAAAGTGACCATAAACCCCAAAtgtaacgccccaatattttgccttattttacaaaatactaactTTGATGCATAAATTGAAAAGACTCAAAACTGTTTAGAAATACACAGCGGGTTTtactataaatatgtaaaagatgaatgatcattcatattaaaataaaataagtagttGAATGCACTTTCAAAATAAATTCACAACATCCCGCTGAGCTCAGAATactttactataaaaaaaacaaaaccaaggctCCACCCGCGTTCTAGACCGTCtgctcgtccatagcccctcgcagtatacataccagaactgacccagctcatcaaacttacattcaatgtttcctgtctattgcctgtaggggaaaataagggggtgagctaaaaagcccagtaaggaaatgcttatcatccAATACCATACAATACCACGCAATAACATatatcattaatataataattaagttttaacaATATCATATACCTTAGTTTATAACCTTACTAGGTGATTGCACACACGAGACCTTTATCATATATGTCCACGCTAACCATTCATAACATACATAAATTGAACTCATAACTCCAATAATACTCATAGcgcataatcatatcaatactataaaataTGTCAGTACCATAACATAGGCATGCCATAGCCATTACACACATAAC
This Cannabis sativa cultivar Pink pepper isolate KNU-18-1 chromosome 6, ASM2916894v1, whole genome shotgun sequence DNA region includes the following protein-coding sequences:
- the LOC115694957 gene encoding auxin response factor 18-like; the protein is MNEERVQIIGNDMIIDSSLWHACAGRLVHVPPVNSTVSYFPQGHFEHAGMENADDAIATASRIPWRIQCRVTSVELKMDSRTEEVYTKIHLNPIVINNNNSTDDDKDYALSESLNLFGRSQFLTKVLTQSDANNGGGFSVPKKLAETIFPPLNYKITKPGIENLPSQDILARDYRGNIWKFRHVYRGNPLRHLLTTGWSKFVTAKQVVSGDTIVFGRDDNGDVYVGIRRVRRARWQGRIRAESVLEAARLAAIGRGFEVRYYPSSSTTEFCVVDSVVNTTKRKMMNEFGAGTRIKMAFETLNSTGVEPVGWYKGSIESVEDVDPNHWPGSLWRRLKVRWDVDAVNLRKHINPWLVQGVSTRVIQTYDRKRGGEQLEESNHVVKKQTVYLFGAPIGESKRRSG